In Blautia wexlerae DSM 19850, a single window of DNA contains:
- the modA gene encoding molybdate ABC transporter substrate-binding protein, which produces MRKKLIAAMMAGVLSAGMFSTGVFAADTDLKGEVNTFIAASLSNAMEEIQKDFNETYPDVEILYNADSSGTLQTQIEEGARCDIFFSAADKQMDALVDEDLAKKDTVEDILENKVVLIKPKDGETKVTGFENITDAANIALAGDSVPVGQYSREIFYNLGITDEVNKMEINEGKNVSEVLAAVSEGSNEIGIVYATDAASVADKVDVIAEAPADALKTPVLYPVGLIEDKEASEDDTAAAEAFLEYIKSHDAMKVFEKYGFTAYKADDASETDDKDAEATEEADDTETNAETETTEEAK; this is translated from the coding sequence ATGAGAAAGAAATTAATTGCAGCAATGATGGCAGGAGTACTGAGTGCAGGAATGTTCAGCACAGGAGTTTTCGCAGCAGATACAGACTTAAAAGGTGAAGTCAACACATTCATCGCAGCGAGCTTAAGCAATGCAATGGAAGAAATCCAGAAAGACTTCAATGAGACATATCCTGATGTTGAAATCCTCTACAATGCAGACAGCTCAGGTACATTACAGACACAGATCGAAGAAGGCGCACGCTGTGATATCTTCTTCTCAGCAGCTGACAAGCAGATGGACGCTCTGGTAGACGAAGATCTGGCTAAGAAAGATACTGTAGAAGATATCCTTGAGAACAAAGTCGTTCTGATCAAACCTAAGGATGGAGAAACAAAAGTTACAGGATTCGAGAACATCACAGATGCAGCCAACATCGCACTTGCAGGTGACAGCGTTCCTGTTGGACAGTATTCCAGAGAAATTTTCTACAATCTTGGAATTACAGATGAAGTAAATAAGATGGAAATCAATGAAGGTAAAAATGTATCTGAAGTTCTTGCTGCAGTAAGTGAAGGAAGTAATGAGATCGGTATCGTTTATGCTACAGATGCAGCTTCCGTTGCAGATAAAGTAGACGTTATCGCAGAAGCTCCGGCAGATGCATTGAAGACGCCTGTTCTCTATCCGGTAGGCCTTATCGAAGACAAAGAGGCATCTGAAGATGATACAGCAGCTGCAGAAGCATTCCTTGAGTACATCAAATCTCACGACGCTATGAAAGTATTCGAGAAATACGGATTCACAGCATACAAAGCAGATGATGCTTCCGAAACAGATGATAAAGATGCAGAAGCAACAGAAGAAGCAGATGACACAGAAACAAATGCTGAGACAGAGACAACAGAGGAAGCTAAATAA
- the modB gene encoding molybdate ABC transporter permease subunit has product MSEFLAEINWSPLWISLKTGFAATVIAFFLGIFFAGLVMKMKPVSRGILDGILTMPLVLPPTVAGFILLLLFSLRRPFGAFLLDNFDIKIVQTWKGCVIAASVIAFPLMYRNARAAFEQVDVNLIAAGKTLGMSDRRIFWTVVMPTAGPGIASGTVLAFARAIGEYGATSMLAGNILGKTRTVSVAIASETAAGNYGMAGFWVVVILIISFVIVAAINIVSGKGMKMGRWM; this is encoded by the coding sequence ATGAGTGAATTTCTGGCAGAAATAAACTGGAGTCCTTTATGGATTTCACTGAAAACAGGTTTCGCGGCTACTGTGATCGCGTTCTTTCTGGGGATATTCTTTGCGGGACTGGTAATGAAGATGAAACCTGTTTCCAGAGGCATACTGGATGGTATCCTGACCATGCCTCTGGTACTTCCCCCGACAGTGGCCGGTTTCATTCTGCTTCTGCTGTTCAGTCTGAGACGTCCGTTCGGGGCATTTCTGCTGGATAATTTTGATATTAAGATCGTACAGACCTGGAAGGGCTGCGTGATCGCAGCATCTGTAATTGCGTTTCCATTGATGTATCGAAATGCACGCGCTGCATTTGAACAGGTGGATGTGAATCTGATCGCAGCAGGCAAGACACTTGGCATGAGTGACAGAAGAATCTTCTGGACAGTTGTCATGCCGACAGCAGGACCCGGAATCGCATCCGGTACAGTCCTTGCCTTTGCCAGAGCAATCGGAGAATACGGTGCTACATCCATGCTCGCAGGAAACATTCTTGGCAAGACCAGAACCGTTTCCGTTGCCATTGCTTCGGAGACTGCGGCAGGAAATTATGGCATGGCCGGTTTCTGGGTAGTTGTGATCTTGATCATTTCATTTGTGATCGTTGCGGCGATCAATATCGTTTCCGGTAAGGGAATGAAGATGGGCAGGTGGATGTAA
- a CDS encoding sulfate/molybdate ABC transporter ATP-binding protein, which yields MAVSVDIEKKLHGFTLKVKLESDGSPMGILGASGSGKSMTLRCIAGIQTPDSGRIVVNDKVLFDSEKKINLKPQERKVGYLFQNYALFPTMTVEKNIACGYRGDKKQLKAKVADYIERYQLNGLEKRYPGQLSGGQQQRVALARMMIGEPEVILLDEPFSALDGYLKDIMQRDMQNFLNEYTGDMILVTHSRDEAYKFCGHLTILDSGQALTTGETKKLFERPGILQAARLTGCKNFSTVQKMGKHSIYAVDWDLMLQTKDVVPDDVTHVGIRGHWMKGASEGGENHMEVEVMEYIETTFEHQYLLKNKKGGDCQPVWWMCPKGNFEEDPHAKVPKYIHFPEEHLMLLKEAK from the coding sequence ATGGCAGTCAGTGTGGATATTGAGAAGAAACTTCATGGCTTCACTCTGAAAGTAAAGCTCGAGAGTGATGGTTCTCCAATGGGGATCCTTGGAGCATCCGGAAGCGGAAAAAGTATGACTCTGCGCTGTATTGCAGGAATCCAGACACCGGACTCAGGAAGAATTGTTGTAAATGATAAAGTTCTTTTTGATTCAGAAAAGAAAATCAATCTTAAACCGCAGGAGAGGAAGGTCGGCTATCTTTTTCAGAACTATGCACTTTTTCCTACCATGACTGTAGAGAAGAATATCGCATGCGGATACAGAGGGGATAAGAAACAGCTTAAGGCAAAAGTGGCAGATTACATAGAGCGCTATCAGCTTAACGGGCTGGAGAAACGTTATCCGGGACAGCTTTCCGGAGGTCAGCAGCAGCGTGTCGCACTGGCACGAATGATGATCGGAGAACCGGAAGTCATCCTTCTGGATGAACCGTTCTCAGCACTGGATGGATATCTGAAAGATATCATGCAGCGTGATATGCAGAACTTTCTTAATGAGTACACAGGTGATATGATTCTGGTCACTCACAGCCGTGATGAGGCTTACAAGTTCTGCGGACATCTGACAATTCTGGACAGCGGTCAGGCACTTACTACAGGAGAAACCAAGAAACTCTTTGAACGACCCGGTATTCTGCAGGCAGCCAGACTGACAGGGTGTAAAAATTTCTCAACTGTACAGAAAATGGGAAAACACAGTATTTATGCAGTGGACTGGGATCTGATGCTGCAGACCAAAGATGTGGTGCCGGATGATGTTACGCATGTGGGAATCCGCGGTCACTGGATGAAAGGTGCATCTGAAGGCGGAGAGAACCACATGGAAGTGGAAGTTATGGAATATATTGAAACGACCTTTGAACATCAGTATTTACTGAAGAACAAGAAAGGCGGAGACTGTCAGCCGGTCTGGTGGATGTGCCCCAAAGGAAATTTTGAGGAAGATCCGCATGCAAAAGTTCCGAAATATATCCATTTTCCGGAAGAGCATCTGATGCTGCTGAAAGAAGCGAAATAG
- a CDS encoding PucR family transcriptional regulator, which yields MKIQQILQKCLTDWKNISQIDFCLLDSDNHIFLSTCDKKLPAESKLEEFRQSSALCVSNTSCCLYKIMENHSISYILIVWGKAESTATIGELAVCQVQSLLAAYAEKSDKNTFMQNLLLGSYSDVDAFNCAKKLHIATSVQRAVFLVETKQTKDENALATIRNIFSARTRDFITAIDDTGIIIIRELQSTETYEDLESIAYMLVDMLNTEAMTSAWVAYSNLAEDISRLPDAYKEAHTALEVGKIFYADKNVFGYNQLGIGRLIYQLPVSICEMFIDEIFKEETLDSIDEETLITIRTFFENNLNLSETSRQLYVHRNTLVYRFEKLQRKFGLDIRAFEDALTFKLAMMVVDYIKYSKNHPS from the coding sequence ATGAAAATACAACAGATTTTACAGAAATGCCTGACAGACTGGAAGAATATCAGCCAGATTGATTTCTGTCTGCTGGATTCTGATAACCATATCTTTCTCTCTACCTGTGATAAAAAACTTCCTGCAGAATCAAAACTGGAAGAATTTCGCCAAAGCAGTGCCCTGTGTGTTTCCAATACAAGCTGCTGCCTGTATAAGATCATGGAGAACCATTCCATCTCCTATATTCTGATCGTATGGGGAAAAGCAGAAAGTACTGCTACCATCGGAGAGCTGGCTGTATGCCAGGTACAGAGTCTCCTGGCTGCCTATGCAGAGAAAAGCGACAAGAATACCTTTATGCAGAATCTTCTCCTTGGTAGTTATTCTGATGTAGATGCCTTTAACTGCGCCAAGAAACTGCACATTGCAACTTCTGTTCAGCGTGCCGTATTTCTTGTGGAAACCAAACAGACCAAGGATGAGAACGCTCTCGCTACGATCCGGAATATTTTCTCTGCCCGTACCAGAGATTTCATCACAGCTATTGATGATACAGGGATTATCATCATCAGAGAATTACAGTCTACAGAAACTTATGAGGATCTGGAATCAATTGCATATATGCTTGTAGATATGTTAAATACAGAAGCAATGACTTCCGCATGGGTTGCCTACAGTAATCTGGCAGAGGATATTTCCAGGCTTCCAGACGCATACAAGGAAGCACATACAGCCCTTGAAGTAGGCAAGATTTTCTACGCAGATAAAAATGTATTCGGATATAACCAGCTTGGAATCGGCAGACTGATCTACCAGCTTCCTGTTTCCATATGTGAAATGTTTATCGACGAGATCTTCAAAGAGGAAACTCTGGATTCTATTGACGAAGAAACCCTGATCACCATCCGTACCTTCTTTGAAAATAACCTGAATCTCTCCGAGACCTCCAGACAGCTTTATGTACACAGAAATACTCTGGTGTACCGTTTCGAAAAACTCCAGAGAAAATTCGGACTGGATATCCGCGCGTTTGAAGATGCACTGACATTTAAACTGGCGATGATGGTTGTGGACTACATAAAATATTCTAAGAATCATCCGTCATAG
- a CDS encoding ABC transporter ATP-binding protein, whose translation MASLSLQHINKTYPNGFQAVKDFNLEIEDKEFIIFVGPSGCGKSTTLRMIAGLEEISGGTLKIGDKVMNDVEPKDRDIAMVFQNYALYPHMTVYDNMAFGLKLRKVPKDQIDKAVREAARILDLEKLLDRKPKALSGGQRQRVAMGRAIVRNPKVFLMDEPLSNLDAKLRVQMRIEISKIHQRLGATIIYVTHDQTEAMTLGTRIVVMKDGVVQQVDTPQNLYQKPGNLFVAGFMGSPQMNFLDAVISEKGGNLIAKVGEHELVIPAAKAKALKDGGYVGKTVVLGIRPEDIHDSQMFIEASPSAPMTSVVKVYELLGAEVFLYFDVNGTQVTARVDPRTTAKTGDPIKFAFDMEKSHFFDKETELTICN comes from the coding sequence ATGGCAAGCTTATCATTACAGCACATTAACAAAACTTACCCAAATGGTTTCCAGGCAGTTAAAGATTTCAATCTGGAGATCGAAGATAAAGAATTCATCATTTTCGTAGGACCTTCAGGATGTGGTAAATCTACTACACTTCGTATGATTGCCGGTCTGGAAGAAATTTCCGGCGGTACATTAAAGATTGGTGACAAAGTTATGAACGATGTAGAGCCTAAAGACCGTGATATCGCAATGGTATTCCAGAACTACGCTCTGTATCCTCATATGACAGTATATGATAACATGGCATTCGGACTTAAACTTCGTAAAGTTCCGAAAGACCAGATTGATAAAGCAGTTCGTGAAGCTGCAAGAATCCTTGACCTTGAGAAACTTCTTGATCGTAAACCGAAGGCTCTTTCCGGTGGTCAGAGACAGCGTGTTGCTATGGGACGTGCTATCGTACGTAATCCTAAGGTATTCCTTATGGATGAGCCTCTTTCCAACCTGGATGCTAAACTTCGTGTACAGATGCGTATCGAGATTTCCAAGATCCACCAGAGACTGGGTGCTACAATCATCTATGTAACACATGACCAGACAGAGGCTATGACTCTTGGTACCAGAATCGTTGTTATGAAAGACGGTGTTGTTCAGCAGGTAGATACACCTCAGAACCTGTATCAGAAACCAGGCAACTTATTCGTTGCAGGATTCATGGGATCTCCGCAGATGAACTTCCTTGACGCTGTTATCTCCGAAAAAGGTGGCAACCTTATCGCTAAAGTTGGCGAGCATGAACTGGTTATCCCAGCTGCTAAAGCAAAAGCTCTTAAAGATGGCGGCTATGTAGGTAAAACAGTTGTTCTCGGTATCCGTCCGGAAGATATCCATGATTCCCAGATGTTCATCGAAGCTTCTCCAAGCGCACCGATGACATCCGTAGTTAAAGTTTACGAGCTTCTCGGAGCTGAAGTATTCTTATACTTCGATGTAAACGGAACTCAGGTTACAGCACGAGTTGATCCTCGTACAACAGCTAAGACCGGTGATCCGATCAAATTCGCATTCGATATGGAAAAATCTCATTTCTTTGATAAAGAAACAGAACTTACAATCTGCAACTAA
- a CDS encoding ABC transporter substrate-binding protein, translating to MKNKKWISLAAAVILAVTALPMTAFAAEKDGGEEKLTKVTLNEVAHSIFYAPQYVAIEKGYFKDEGLDLTLITGFGADKTMTAVISGEADIGFMGAEASIYAYQEGATDPVVNFAQLTQRAGNFLVAREEMPDFKWEDLKDKKVLGGRKGGMPEMVFEYILKQNDLDPQKDLSIDQSIDFGATAAAFTGDDSADFTVEFEPSATALEKQGTGYVVASLGVDSGYVPYTSYSAKTSYMKKNPDIMQKFTNALQKGMDYVQSHTPEEIAEVIEPQFPETDLDTVTTIVKRYYDQDTWKENLVFGQDGFELLQDILEDAGELKERTPYAELVNTEFAKNAS from the coding sequence ATGAAAAATAAAAAATGGATTTCACTAGCGGCAGCAGTTATTCTGGCGGTGACTGCGCTGCCGATGACAGCTTTTGCTGCAGAGAAGGATGGGGGAGAGGAAAAACTTACGAAAGTTACGTTGAATGAAGTAGCACATTCTATTTTCTATGCTCCACAGTATGTAGCAATTGAAAAAGGATATTTTAAAGATGAGGGGCTTGATCTAACGCTTATAACTGGCTTTGGGGCAGATAAAACTATGACTGCAGTCATATCCGGCGAGGCGGATATCGGATTTATGGGAGCAGAAGCATCTATTTATGCCTATCAGGAAGGAGCTACTGATCCTGTTGTAAACTTTGCACAGCTTACCCAACGAGCCGGAAATTTCCTTGTAGCAAGAGAAGAAATGCCGGATTTTAAATGGGAAGATCTGAAAGATAAGAAAGTTCTTGGCGGTCGCAAAGGCGGCATGCCGGAAATGGTATTTGAGTATATCCTGAAACAGAACGATCTTGACCCACAAAAGGACCTTTCTATTGATCAGAGCATTGACTTCGGCGCTACTGCTGCTGCCTTTACCGGAGATGATTCAGCCGATTTCACCGTAGAATTTGAACCGTCTGCTACTGCTCTTGAAAAACAGGGCACAGGATATGTTGTTGCGTCTCTTGGCGTTGATTCCGGTTATGTGCCTTATACTTCTTACAGCGCCAAAACCAGCTATATGAAAAAAAATCCTGATATCATGCAGAAATTCACCAATGCTCTGCAGAAAGGTATGGACTACGTTCAGAGCCATACTCCGGAAGAGATTGCAGAAGTAATCGAGCCACAGTTCCCGGAGACGGATCTGGATACTGTTACAACCATTGTAAAGCGCTATTACGATCAGGATACCTGGAAAGAAAATCTGGTGTTCGGACAGGATGGCTTTGAACTGCTGCAGGATATCCTGGAAGACGCAGGTGAACTGAAAGAACGTACACCATATGCAGAACTGGTCAACACAGAATTTGCAAAAAATGCTTCCTGA
- a CDS encoding DUF6773 family protein gives MKKTKSNLDELQELKLLKIEHNGCWLAFWGLLAVILTQIAIGNDSKQDLSGEWIVFMCLALYLTVGCIRNGIWDRKLKPNFKNNIMASSIAAVVMGILWFIISYRNYHKLVGSIATGVIMFFSIEILCFLALTLTSKIYKKRLKKLEDDSEDE, from the coding sequence ATGAAGAAAACGAAAAGTAATCTGGATGAATTACAGGAACTGAAACTTCTGAAGATTGAGCACAATGGATGCTGGCTGGCTTTCTGGGGATTGCTGGCTGTAATACTGACCCAGATAGCCATAGGAAATGACAGCAAACAGGATCTTTCCGGAGAATGGATCGTATTTATGTGCCTTGCTTTATATCTTACAGTAGGATGCATAAGAAACGGAATCTGGGACAGAAAGCTGAAACCAAATTTTAAGAACAATATCATGGCCAGTAGCATCGCCGCAGTTGTTATGGGGATTTTGTGGTTTATCATTTCTTATCGGAATTATCACAAACTCGTCGGTTCCATTGCAACTGGAGTTATTATGTTTTTTTCTATAGAGATTTTATGTTTCCTTGCATTAACGCTTACTTCTAAAATTTATAAAAAAAGACTGAAAAAGCTTGAAGATGATTCTGAGGATGAATGA